TAGCAAAGGATATTATAACCAAAATCAACGGAAAAAGCACGGAGGGCATGGATACCAATCAGGCAGTAGCCTTGATCCGAGGTGAACCAGGAACGTTTGTCAACTTGACAATTTTGCGGAGCGGTCAGCAAAAAGAATTCAAAATTACACGTGCGAAGATTGAAATTCATCCAGTTGACTATTCTCAAAAGCAAACTCCAGCGGGCAACATTGGCTACATTCGTTTGAAGCAGTTCAGCGCCAACGCTGCCAAGGAAGTGCAACAAGCTGTGAGAAATTTAGAAAGTAAGCAGGTCGCTGGTTATGTCCTGGATCTGCGTAATAATCCGGGTGGCTTACTCTTCTCAAGCGTGGAAATTGCCCGGATGTGGATGAATAACGGTACGATAGTCTCCACCAAAGACCGTCAAGGAGAGGTGGAACGGGAAATAGCAAATGGACGTGCTTTGACTAATAAGCCGCTGGTGATATTAGTAGATAAAGGTTCAGCAAGTGCCAGTGAAATCCTCTCAGGCGCTTTGCAGGATAACAAGCGTGCTGTTTTAGTCGGTAGTCAAACATTTGGCAAAGGCTTAGTGCAATCAGTGCGCCCGTTAGATGATGGTTCAGGAATCGCAGTCACAATTGCCAAATACTTTACCCCCAGTGGAAAAGATATCAATAAGGCTGGAATTCACCCTGATATTGTGGTAAATTTGTCGGACGACCAACGACAGAAGCTTTGGCTCGGCGAACGTGAAAAAGTCGGCACTCTACAAGACCCCCAATT
The sequence above is a segment of the Mastigocladopsis repens PCC 10914 genome. Coding sequences within it:
- the ctpC gene encoding carboxyl-terminal processing protease CtpC; this encodes MVITRSGLVLGATAVTLTTIAVTISIGTHSKGQALFKESPKELVDEVWQIINRQYVDGTFNKVDWLAVRQQYLNKSYTNKQEAYKSIREMLKKLDDPYTRFMDPEEFKSLQVDTSGELSGIGIQMGLDEKTKKLTVIAPIEDTPAAKAGLLAKDIITKINGKSTEGMDTNQAVALIRGEPGTFVNLTILRSGQQKEFKITRAKIEIHPVDYSQKQTPAGNIGYIRLKQFSANAAKEVQQAVRNLESKQVAGYVLDLRNNPGGLLFSSVEIARMWMNNGTIVSTKDRQGEVEREIANGRALTNKPLVILVDKGSASASEILSGALQDNKRAVLVGSQTFGKGLVQSVRPLDDGSGIAVTIAKYFTPSGKDINKAGIHPDIVVNLSDDQRQKLWLGEREKVGTLQDPQFAKAVEVLGKEIAQKGNNRAEK